The following is a genomic window from Spiribacter sp. 1M189.
AACAGGGTGGATTTACCGACATTGGGCCGGCCCACCAGAGCGATGACGGGTTGTTCCATGCACGAATGATAGCAGCCGTCGCCACGCCCCGGGGCACGGTGTCAGCTGGTATCCAGCGCCGCCGCCAGCAGTCGCTGTGTATAGGGATCGCGCGGGTCGGTGAACACCTGTTCCGCCGAGCCGGATTCCATTACGCGTCCGCCCTGCATGACGATCATGCGGTGGCTCATTGCCCGGACCACCTTCAGATCGTGGCTGATGAAGATATAGGCAAGTCCATGACGGCTCTGGAGCGTGCGCAGCAGCTCCACAAGCTGGCTCTGCACCGAGCGGTCCAGGGCCGAGGTCGGTTCATCCAGGACGATCAGCCGAGGCTTGAGCACAATCGCGCGGGCCACGGCCACACGCTGGCGCTGACCCCCGGAGAGCTCGTGCGGAAAGCGCTCGGCGAGCGCCGGATCCAGCCCCACTTCCTCGAGCGCTGCCCGGGCGAGCTGGCCACGCTCCGCGGCATCCGAGCCGATGCCGTGGACGCCCAGCCCTTCACCGATGATCTGCTCGACGGACATCCTCGGGCTGAGACTGCCGAAGGGGTCCTGGAAGACCACCTGGAACTCCCGCCGCAGTGGCCGCAGGGCGCGCTTGTCCACCGAACTGATGTCGCGTCCCTGGAAGAGGATTTCACCCCGCGCCGGCTGCAGGCGCAGCAGCGCCATGCCAAGGGTGGTCTTGCCCGATCCGCTCTCCCCCACCACACCCAGCGTCTCGCCTGGCCGGACCTGCAGGTCGACACCATCCACGGCCTTGAGATGGCTGACCACACGCTGGAACAACCCCGCGCGACGCGGGAACCAGACCCGCAGATCCCGAGCGGCGAGCACCGGCTCCGCGTCGGTGACGGGCGCCGGTCTTCCGGCCGGCTCGGCGGAGAGCAGCATTCGGGTGTAGCCGTGGCGCGGGCGGCTGAACACCGACTCAACCGCGCCCTGCTCCACAACCTCGCCCTGCCGCATGACCGCCACCCGATCGGCAATGCGCCGGACCACGTTAAGGTCGTGGCTGATAAAGAGCATGGCCATGCCGAGGCGATCCTTGAGATCGGCCAGCAACGCCAGAATCTCCGCCTGGATCGTGACATCGAGGGCGGTGGTCGGCTCATCGGCAATCAGCAGACGGGGGTTGTTGGCAATGGCCATGGCGATCATCACCCGCTGGCGCTGCCCCCCGGAGAGCTGGTGCGGGAAGGCCCCCAGTCGTGCCGAGGCCTCCGGCAGGCGCACCAGTTCGAGCAGCTCGACAATCCGGTCGCGGGCGGCGGCCGGCGTCATCCCCTGATGAATGCGCAGCGTCTCGCCGATCTGCTTATCGAGCGTATGCAGCGGATTCAAGGAGGTCATGGGCTCCTGAAAGACCATGCCCAGCGTCCCGCCGCGGAGCGCGCGGAGTCGAGCCGACGGTGCGCCGATCAGCTCCTCGCCATCGAGCCGGATGCTGCCAGCCGGGTGACTCGCCAGCGGATAAGGCAGGAGCTGCGGAATGGAGAGCGCCGTGATCGACTTGCCTGAACCGCTCTCCCCCACCAGGGCCAGGGTCTCGCCGGCATCCAGCGACAGGTTGACTCCCTGCACGGTGGGTGGCCGAGGATCTTCGCTGCCAAAGGCGATGGCCAGATCCTCGATCCGCAACAGCTCGGCGCTCATCCGCCCTGCCCCCCGAGCGTCTTGCGCGGATCGAAGGCATCCCGGGCCGCCTCGCCGATGAACACCAGCAAAGAAAGCATGATGGCCAGGGTGAAGAACGCCGTGAGCCCCAGCCAGGGTGCCTGCAGATTCGCCTTGCCCTGGGCCAGCAGCTCACCCAGCGAAGGCGAGCCTGGAGGTAGACCGAAGCCGAGGAAGTCCAGCGAGGTCAGCGTGGTGATCGAGCCGGTCAGGATGAAGGGCATGAAGGTGACGGTGGCCACCATGGCGTTGGGGAGGGCATGGCGGACAATGATCACGCCATCGGTGACGCCCAGCGCCCTCGCCGCCTTGACGTAATCGAAATTCCGCACCCGCAGGAGTTCCGCCCGCACGACGCCGACCAGCTGCGTCCAACTGAAAAGCAGCATGATGCCCAGCAGCCACCAGAAATTGGGCTGCACGAACCCCGCCATGATGATGAGCAGGTAGAGCACCGGCAGACCGCCCCAGATCTCGATGAAACGCTGGCCGAACAGATCAATCCGCCCGCCGAAGTACCCCTGCACCGCGCCAACCGCCACACCGATCAACGAACTGGCCAGCGTCAGCGCCAGCCCGAACAGCACCGAAATGCGGAAACCGTAGATCAGACGGGCCAGCACATCCCGCGCCTGGTCATCGGTGCCAAGCCAGTTCTCCGCCGACGGCGCCGCCGGTGCGGCGGCCTCGCTCGCATAGTTGATGGTGTCGTAGTGATAGCGAATGGGCGGCCAGATCATCCAGCCATCGGCATTGATCAGATCGGCGACAAACGGATCGCGATATTCCGCCTCGGTAGGGAAATCGCCACCGAAGGTGGTCTCCGGATAATTGACCAGCACCGGGAAATACCAGCCACCGTCGTAGTGCACCAGCAGCGGGCGGTCATTGGCGATGAACTCGGCACCCAGTGACAGCCCGAAGAGGATCAGGAACAGCCACAGCGACCACCAGCCCCGGCGATTGGCTCGAAACTGTGCCCAACGCCGCTGGTTGATGGGATTGAGCCGCGCCATGCCGCCTCAGCCCTCCCGCCGCTCGAAGTCGATTCGGGGGTCGACGAACATGTACATCAGATCCCCCAGCAGATTGAGCAGCAGCCCCACCAGCGTGAAGATGAACAGGCTGCCAAAGACGACGGGGTAGTCGCGGTTGACCACCGACTGGAAGCCCAACAGACCCAGCCCGTCGAGAGAGAAAATGACCTCAATGAGCAACGCGCCGGTGAAAAGCACACCGACGAAGGCCGCCGGAAAACCCGCGATGACGATCAGCATGGCGTTGCGGAAGACGTGCCCGTAGAGCACGCGGCGTTCACTCACCCCCTTGGCCCGAGCGGTGATCACGTACTGCTTGTTGATCTCCTCGAGGAACGAGTTCTTGGTGAGCATGGTCAGCCCGGCGAAGCCGCCGATCACCATCGCCAGCACCGGCAGGACCATATGCCAGAGGTAGTCGAGGATCAGCGCGGGCCAGGAGAGCGTCTCCCAGTTGTCGGAGACCAGCCCGCGCAGCGGGAACCAGTCGAGATAACTGCCCCCGGCGAATACCACAATGAGCAGGATGGCGAACAGGAAGCCCGGGATGGCATAACCGACAATCACCACTGCGCTGGTCCAGATATCAAAGGCCGAACCATCCCGCACCGCCTTGCGGATGCCCAGTGGAATGGAGATCAGGTAGGTGAATAACAGCGTCCAGACACCCAGCGAGATCGACACGGGCAGCTTGTCGGCAATCAGCTCGAGTACCGTCTGATCCCGGTAGAAGCTCTCGCCGAAGTCGAAACGGGCGTAGTCGCCCAGCATCTTCAGGAAACGCTCATGGGCTGGCCGATCGAAGCCGAACTGGGCCTCAAGCTCGGCAATATAGGCCGGGTCCAGCCCCCGCGCGCCCCGGCTCTCGCCGGAGATCTCGTCACCGGCTACGCCGGAGAAGCGACTGGTGGACAGATCCGCCGTGCCCTGCACCTGGGCCATGATCTGCTCCACCGGCCCACCCGGTGCGAACTGAACGATCACGAAATTGATCAGCAGCACGCCGATCAACGTCGGGATCATCAACAACAGTCGGCGGGCGATGTAGGCGTGCAACGCAGTGCGCTCCCGTGAAGCGTTTGGCTAACGGTTTTCGACGCGTTCCGCCCGTGCCGGATCCACCCACCAGGTGTCCAGCGCCAGGCCGTAGGGCGGGTTCTCGGGCGGTCGGCCAAAACGATCCCAATAAGCCACCCGGAACCGGTCGATGTACCAGTTGGGGATGGCAATGAACGTCCACTGCAGCACCCGATCCAGCGCCCGCGCCCGGGTCACCAGGGCCTCGCGGTTCGGCGCATCGATGATCTTCTGGACCAGCTCATCGACAACGGGATCACAGAGACCGGCCACGTTGCGGCTGCCGTTGACGTCGGCCGCCTCGCAGCTCCAGAAGTCGCGCTGCTCGTTACCGGGCGACAGCGACTGCGGTGCGACATGCACCGTCATGTCGAAGTCGAAGTCGTCCATTCGGTTCTGGTACTGCGTCGGATCCACCGTCCGGACGGTTACTTCAACCCCCAGGCGCTCGAGATTGCGCTTAAAGGGGAGGACGACACGCTCGAAGGACGGTGAGACAAGGAGGATCTCGAAGGCCATGGGCTGACCGGTCTGCGTGTTCGTGAGCACGCCGTCCTCGACCTGCCAGCCGGCCTCGTTCAGGAGCGTCAGCGCCTTGCGCAGATTCCGCCGGAGGCTGCCACCCTCAGTGCTCGGCGGCTCATAAGCCTCGGTAAAGACCCGTTCCGGCAGTTGATCGCGGTAGGGCTCGAGCACGGCCAACTCCGCCTCCGAGGGCAGCCCGGTTGCCGCCAGCTCGGAGTTCTCGAAAAAGCTGCGCGTCCGCTCATAGGCGCCGTAGAAAAGGTTCTGGTTGGTCCACTCGAAGTCGAACGCGTAGGACAGTGCCTCGCGTACCCGGGGATCGGAGAAGATCTCGCGGCGGGTATTGAAGAAGAATCCCTGCATGCCGGCGGGACGATCATGGGGGATTTCCTCGAGCTGCAGCAGCCCCTCCTCAACCGCCGGTATGTCGTAAGCGGTGGCCCAGTTGCGCGAGACATTCTCCTGGCGCAGATCGTATTCACCCGCCTTCAGCGCCTGGAGCGCGACGGTGCCATCCCGGTAATAGTCATAACTGATGCGATCGATATTGTGGCGGCCGCGCTTGACGGGCAGATCCTCCGCCCAGTAATCATCAACCCGTTCGTAGACGACTCGCCGGCCTTGATCCACCTCGGCGACGCGGTAAGGACCACTGCCAAGCGGCGGTTCAAGGGTCGTCGAGGTGAAATCCCGTCCGGCCCAGTAGTGCTCGGGCAACACCGGGAGCTGGCCGAGGATCATCGGCAATTCGGCGTTGCCCGGGTTGGCGAAGTGGAACACCACCGTGTGGTCATCAACCACCTCGACCCGATCCACATCCTGATAGTAGGCCCGATACTGTGGATGGCCGTCTTCGCGCAGCGCCCGGAAGGTCCAGGCCACATCCTCGGCGGTCACGGGCTCGCCATCATGGAACCGAGCCTCCTCGCGCAGATTGAAACGAACCTGGCTGTTGTCGTCAGCCACCTCCATCGACTCGGCGATCAGGCCGTATTCCGTGAATGCCTCGTCCAGGGAGCGCTCGGTGAGGGTGTCATAGATAAGGCCGATCCCCTCGGCCGCCGTGCCCCGGAGAATGAACGGGTGGAGGCTGTCAAAGGTCGACGCGGCGACATTGGCCATCTTGAGCGTACCACCCGTTGGCGCCTGCGGATTGACATAGTCGAAGTGCTCGAAGCCCGGCCCGTATTTCGGCTCGCCGTGCAGCGCCATGGCATGCTCGGCCTGGGCGAGTGCGAGTGCCGGCGCACAGGACAACAGCACACATACGACTGAGGCCGCCGTCCACCGGGCCCTGTCGAATTTCCCCATTCGGTTATCCCCCGCTTTCCGTCATCATCGGCCGCTTGGCCGTTACAATGCTTTTCAGTAACGTACTTCGGATTCTTTCAGGGGCAAAGGGGTTCCCATGGGTTTTCTTTCCAATCGCAAGGCACTCGTCGTCGGGGTGGCCAGTAATCGCTCCATTGCCTGGGGTATTGCTGAGGCCATGCATCGCGAGGGCGCCGAAATCGCGCTCACCTATCAGAACGAAAAGCTCAAAAAGCGCGTGGAGCAATGCGCCGAGGCCACCGGGGGCGGCCCAGTGCTGCCAATGGATGTCACCGATGACGAGCAGATTGATGCGGTCTTCTCGGAGCTGGAGGCCGTCTGGGGGCATCTGGATATCGTGGTCCATGCCGTGGGGTTCGCACCGCGCGAGGAGCTGGAAGGATCCTTTGTGGAGAACACCACCCGCGCTGGCTATGCCATGGCACACGACATCAGCGCTTACAGCTTCGTCGCGCTGGCCCGCGGGGCGCGGCCGCTCATGCAGGGACGCAACGGCAGCCTGCTCACGCTGACCTATCTCGGCGGTGAGCGGGCCCTGCCCAACTACAACGTCATGGGGCCGGCCAAGGCCAGCCTTGAGGCGGCCGTGCGCTACATGGCCAATGATCTGGGCCCGGAGGGGATCCGCGTCAACGCCGTATCAGCGGGGCCCATCCGCACCCTGGCCGCCTCAGGAATCGGCGATTTCCGCAAAATGCTGGACTACAACGCCGCTGCCGCGCCCATCCGGCGCAATGTGGGCATTGAGGAGGTGGGCAACACGAGCGCGTTCCTGTGCTCTGAGCTCGCCTCGGGTATTACCGGCGAGGTCGTCCACGTCGATGGCGGTTTCCATGCCGTGGCGCTGTCAAACAGTATGCTTGAGGGCTGAATCGATTCCGCGCCGCTGACTGGCACCGGGCGAGTCGGGAATCTCGCCCGGTGCCATCGTCGTCAGATGTTGTCTTCGCGGATACGAACCTCGGCCTGACTGCGGAGCGCTTCCACGATGGCGTTCACGCTCGCCTGCCCATCGAGCTCATTCAGCGTACGGCGCAACTGAGCGCGCCGTTCGGCATCCACCGACGTCGGGTCACCCGGCTCGACTGACTGCACCGTCACCGCGGCAAATCCCTCGGGCAATGTCGCCACACCCGCGCGCTGTCCGGTGCCGTCACCCATCGGCAGCCGGAAACCGGTCTCGCGAACGCCGGCCGGCAGAGCCCGTGCATTCCGCCCGCTCCACTGTGCCGGATTGAGCTCCGCAGCGGGAACGTCGGCGGCGGCGGCCTCCAGTGATTCACCCGCCTCGACGGCGTCCGCGATGGACTGTGCCGCGTTGCGGGCAGAGGCCCTGGCCTGCTCGCGCACATAGGCTGCTTGAACTTCTTCCCTCACCGTCTCGAACGGCTCGACCCGGGCCGGTCGATAATCCGTCACCCGGATGACCGCATAACCGCCGTCGGAGAGCTCGAGAAGATCACTGTTCTCCCGGCGCTCAAGCATCTCGTCACTAAAGGCCGTCTGCACCACGCCGGTCTCGCTGGCCAGCCCATTCTCGGTGCCGGAGGCGGAAATCCAATCGGTCGTTTCGACCTCAACGCCCGTTGCCTGGGCCGCCGGCTCCAGCGTCGTCGGATTCTCGAAGGCCAGCGTGTCAAGCTCGTTGGCCAGTTCAATGACCCGCCGCTCGGCGCGCTCCAGCGCGATTTCCTCGCGAATCTGATCGCGCATCTGCTCCAGCGGGGGCATCTCCGGCGCCGGCGCATCGGTCACCTCGATCAGGTGCCAGCCAAAGGATGTGCGCACGGGCTCGCTCAGTTCACCCGGTGTCAGCGACCAGGCCGCATCCGCAAACGCCGCATCGACGTCACCCCGCTCGATTGTCCCGAGCGATCCACCCTGGGCCGCCGAGCCAGGATCGTCGGATACCGACTCGGCCACCGCCGCGAATGTCTCCCCACCCTGTATGCGCTCACGCGCCGACTCGATCTCCTCGAGGGCTGTCTCAACCGCCGTTTCATCGGCCCCATCGGGGACGTTCACCAGGATATGCCGAACCTCTCTCGCGGAGGCATTACGAGTACTTGCGCTGCGCTCCTCATATCGCGCCTCGACGTCCGAAGCCGAAACGGTGACGTCTTCGGCGATCCCCTCCGGCGACAGGCGCAGGTAGCGCAACTGCACCTGCTCAGGTAACTGGAATCGATCGGGGTGCTCGTCGTACCAGGTCTGCAGGGCAGACCCAGTGACCTCGACCTCGTCCTGGTAGGCGGCGGTAGGCACCGTGGCCCACGCCAGCTCGCGGCGCTGCCCCTGGAGTTCCAGTAGCCGGTCGAGCGCGCGGTCCGTTGTGAAGGAACTCGTCTCCACCGCACGCTGCAGCAGCGTGATGGAGAGATCCCGACGGAGCTGTGCTTCGTAGGCCTCCGGCGTCAGCCCGTTCTGCTGCAGGATCGTGCGATAGCGGTCCATGGAGAAGCTGCCGTCCACCTGGAAAATGGACTGACTGCGCACCGAACTCGCCACATCGGCGTTACTGGCCTGGAGGCCATTGGTTTGCGCGTAATCCACCAGCACCTGGCGATCGATCAACTGCTGGAGCGTCTGGCGTCGGAGTTGATCGGTATCGAAGAGGGACGGATCGAAGCGCTCTCCCAGCATCTGGCGCAGTTCCGCCTGGCGCTGCTGGTAGGCCTGGTCAAGCTGGGAGCGCGTGATCTCCTCGCCGTTTACGGTGGCCACAATCTGCGGTCCACCGCCACCAACGTAGTTGTAGAGCCCGAACAGGGCGAACGGAATGACCAGCAGGGCAACGATCAGATAGGCGATCCAACCTCGGGTCCGGTCTCTGATGGCTAGCAGCATGTTCGAGTTCCGTAAATCAAAAAGGCGCCCATGGGCGCCTTCCTGATGATGGGATTGTTTGGCGGAGCGGACGGGATTTGAACCCGCGACCTCCGGCGTGACAGGCCGGCATTCTAACCAGCTGAACTACCGCTCCGTTGTCAGTTTTGGTGGGTGGTGAGGGGTTCGAACCCCCGACATTCGCCTTGTAAGGGCGACGCTCTCCCAACTGAGCTAACCACCCTGGAAAGCGGCGCTTAGTTTACCGAATCCTTCAGGGCTTTGCCAGCCTTGAAACCCGGAACCTTCGAGGCCGGGATGTTGATCGATGCCCCCGTCCGCGGGTTGCGCCCGGTGCGCGCAGCACGCTCGCGGACCGTGAAGGTGCCAAATCCTACCAGCGTCACCTGGTCACCCTGCTTCAGCGCGTCGGTCACGGTCGACGCAAAGGCGTCGACGGCCTTGGTGGCGTCAGCCTTGGACAGGCCGGCCGACTCGGCGACGGCGTCGATCAGTTCAGACTTGTTCATTAATCGATCCCCTTGAAAGTTTTTCTCTCGGTCATCGTCCACGAAGACGAACGACCCGCATGCTATCGTCTGGACGGCGCCCCGACAATGATCTCGCGCCCGTGCCCGGCCAGTTCCCGAGGCGCCCTCTGACGATATGTCATCGGGTATAGCAACGCCCACGGACCACTGTCAAACAAAAGAACCGGAAATCATGCCTGCCCCGCGCTCAGTGCGGCCGGACTGACTCTCCGCCAGCCTCGGCCTTTGACGTCGCTTCAGTGACGCCTTCCTCGGCCTCCGGCAGGGGCACGGGTGACGACGTCAGCGCCACCTCCAGCACCTGATCAATCCATTGCACTGTGCGGATATCGAGTTTCCCCTTAATATCACGGGAGATCTCTGCAAGATCCTTGCGGTTGTCCTCCGGAATCAACACCGTCCGGATGCCGCCACGCAACGCTGCCAGCAGTTTTTCCTTGAGCCCGCCAATCGGCAGGACCTCGCCGCGCAGCGTGATCTCACCGGTCATGGCGACGCTGGCAGACACCGGGATCCCCGTCAGCGCCGAGACCAGCGCGGTACACATTCCCGTGCCGGCACTCGGCCCGTCCTTCGGGATAGCGCCCTCTGGCACATGAATATGAATATCATGGCGCTGGTGGAATTCCGGATCGATGCCGAGGGCCCTTGCCCGACTGCGCACCACGGTGAGCGCCGCATGGATCGATTCCTTCATGACGTCGCCGAGCTGGCCGGTGTTCTGCAACCGTCCCTTACCGGGGACCACGGCACTCTCGATGGTGAGCAGCTCCCCGCCAACCTCCGTCCATGCCAGTCCGGTCACGCGCCCCACCTGGTCGGTGGACTCCGCCACTCCATATCGATGGCGACGCACGCCGAGATACTTGTCGAGATTCTGTGTACTGACCTGTACCGCCTTATCGCGGGGCTTGATCAGCACCTCCTTGACCACGCGGCGGGCGATCTTCGCCACCTCGCGCTCGAGATTCCGCACACCCGCCTCGCGCGTGTAATAGCGGGCGATGTCCCGCAGCGCGTTGTCGCTGACCTCCAGCTCGCCGGCCTTCAACCCGTTCGCCTTGATCTGCTTGGGCAACAGGTAGTTACGCGCGATATTGACCTTCTCTTCCTCGGTGTAGCCGGACAGCCGAATCACCTCCATGCGATCCAGCAAAGGCCCCGGGATATCCATGGTGTTGGCGGTGCAGACAAACATGACGTCCGAGAGGTCGAAGTCCACCTCCAGATAGTGGTCGTTGAAGGTGGCGTTCTGCTCGGGGTCAAGTACCTCCAGCAGCGCGGAGGCCGGATCGCCGCGGAAGTCCATGGCCATCTTGTCGACCTCGTCGAGGAGAAACAGCGGATTGCGCGTTCCCACCTTGGAGAGCTTCTGGACGATCTTACCGGGCAGCGAGCCGATGTAGGTCCTGCGGTGCCCGCGGATCTCCGCCTCATCACGCACACCCCCGAGCGACATGCGCACGAACTTGCGGTTGATGGAGCGTGCGATCGATTCACCCAGCGAGGTCTTACCCACGCCCGGCGGCCCCACCAGGCAGAGGATGGGCCCCTTGAGTTTGCGGACCCGCTGCTGCACGGCGAGATACTCAAGGATGCGCTCCTTGACCTTCTCCAGCCCGTAGTGGTCGGCGTCGAGGATCTTCTCCGCCCGCTCCAGATCGTGGCGGACCCGACTGCGTTTCTTCCAGGGCAGCGCCACCATCCATTCGAGGTAGTTCCGAACCACCGTTGCCTCGGCGGACATCGGCGACATCATGCGCAGCTTACCGAGCTCTTGGTCGGCCTTCTCCCGGGCCTCCTCCGACATCCCCGCAGCCTCGATCTTCTGCTCCAGGTCCTCGAGCTCGTTAGGGGCATCCTCCAGCTCACCGAGCTCCTTCTGGATCGCCTTCATCTGCTCGTTGAGGTAGTACTCGCGCTGCGACTTCTCCATCTGCTGCTTGACGCGGCCGCGGATGCGCTTTTCGACCTGAAGGATATCGAGCTCACCCTCGATCAGGCCCATGAGATGCTCCAGGCGCCGCGCCGGATTGTCGATCTCGAGTATCGTCTGCTTCTCGTCGATCTTCAGGCTCATGTGCGCGGCTATGGTATCCGCGAGACGGCCGGGCTCCTCGATGCCCTGCAGCGAGGAAAGGATCTCCGGCGGGACCTTTTTGTTGAGCTTGACGTACTGCTCGAAAAGGGAAAGCAACGAGCGGGTCATCACCTCCACTTCCGGATCGCCATCCACCGCCTCGTCGGCAAGTGCCACGGCATTGGCGGTGAAGTACTCACCCGTGTCATCCAGGCCCTCGACCCGGGCACGCTCGGCGCCCTCGACCAGCACCTTGACCGTACCATCCGGCAGCTTGAGCATCTGCAGGATATTGGCGACGGTGCCAACGCCATAGAGGTTTTCAGCCGTCGGATCGTCCACCTCGGCACTGTGCTGAGCCACCAGCAGTATGCGCTTGTCCTCAGCCATGGCGGCCTCAAGCGCCTGTATGGACTTCTCCCGGCCGACGAACAGCGGAATCACCATGTGCGGATAGACCACTACATCACGCAGCGGTAGCACCGGCGTCACCGATCCGCTGATCGGCGTCATTTCCTCACTCATAGGGTTCCTCTTGGAGGCCGGGGGCGCCCGGCCGCGGATCAATCCGATGCCGCGGCGGGCTGCTCCGAACCGTCATAGATGAGATAGGGGGAGGTCTCGCCACGGATCACCGCGTCATCCACCACAACCTTACCGACATTATCGAGCGATGGCAGGTCGTACATGGTGTCGAGCAGGACATGCTCGACCAGCGTGCGCAGCCCACGGGCACCCGTGTTGCGGGCAATGGCCTTGCGGGCCACCTCGTAGAGGGCCTCGTCCCGGAACTCGAGCTCCACGCCCTCCATCTCGAAGAGACGCTGGAACTGCTTGACCAGCGCGTTCTTGGGCTCGCGAAGAATCTCCACCAGGGCCTCCTCGTCGAGCTCGTTGAGCGTCGCCACCACCGGCAGCCGGCCGACAAACTCGGGAATAAGCCCATAGCGGACAAGATCCTCGGGCTCCACGTCCCGCAGCGTCTCGCCAACGGCCTTACGCTGGGACTCACCCTTGATCTCGGCATAGAAACCGATGCCGCCCTTCTCCGAGCGCTGCTGGATGACCTTCTCCAGCCCGGCGAACGCACCACCACAGATGAAAAGGATATTACCGGTGTCCACCTGCAGGAACTCCTGCTGCGGATGCTTGCGACCACCCTGTGGTGGCACCGAGGCGGTCGTGCCCTCGATGAGCTTGAGCAGCGCCTGCTGCACGCCCTCGCCCGATACATCCCGCGTGATCGACGGGTTTTCCGCCTTACGCGACACCTTGTCGATTTCGTCGATGTAGACGATGCCCTGCTGTGCCTTTTCGACATCATAGTCGCAGCGCTGCAGCAGCTTCTGGATGATGTTCTCGACATCCTCGCCGACATAGCCCGCTTCAGTGAGCGTCGTGGCATCGGCGATCGTAAACGGAACATCCAGCAGCCGGGCCAGCGTCTCGGCGAGCAGCGTCTTGCCGGAGCCCGTCGGCCCGATCAGCAGGATATTGCTCTTGCTGAGCTCGACATCATCCCGGCCCTGCGCCGCCTGCATGCGCTTGTAGTGGTTGTAGACCGCTACCGACAGGACCTTCTTGGCATGATCCTGCCCGATGACATGCTCGTCGAGCGCTGCGTTGATCTCGTGAGGTTTGGGGAGACTGGCACCGGCTTCGGCGCTTTTCTCCTCCATCTCCTCGCGGATGATGTCATTGCAGAGCTCCACGCATTCGTCGCAGACGAATACGGAAGGCCCTGCAATGAGCTTGCGCACCTCGTGCTGGCTCTTGCCACAGAAAGAGCAGTAGAGCAGCTTGCCGTTGTCGTCGCCGCGACCGCCGTTATCTCTGTCAGTCATTGGCTACCTTTGCGCATGCGAGAAATGGACGTTTTTGACCATGCCCGCTTTTAGAAGACCACGCAACCACTCTTACTCGAGCGGAAGGTTACTGCGATCCGTGAGCACCTGATCGACCAGCCCGTAGTCTCGGGCCGCCTCAGGTGACATGAAGTTATCGCGCTCGGTGTCACGGGCGATTGTCTCCAGGTCCTGCCCGGTATGATGCGCCAGAATCTGGTTGAGCCGCTCTCGCATACTCAGGATCTCGCGGGCATGAATATCAATGTCGGTGGCCTGTCCCTGGAACCCGCCCAGCGGCTGATGGATCATGACCCGCGAATTGGGTAGGGCAAAGCGCTTGCCCGCTGCGCCGCCGGCGAGCAGTAGAGAGCCCATGCTGGCCGCCTGGCCGATGCAGAGCGTGCTCACATCCGGCTTGACGAACTGCATGGTGTCGTAGATCGCCAGCCCCGCGGTGACCACGCCACCGGGGCTGTTGATATAGAAATGGATGTCCTTGTCGGGGTTCTCCGACTCCAGAAAGAGAAGCTGA
Proteins encoded in this region:
- a CDS encoding ABC transporter permease, giving the protein MARLNPINQRRWAQFRANRRGWWSLWLFLILFGLSLGAEFIANDRPLLVHYDGGWYFPVLVNYPETTFGGDFPTEAEYRDPFVADLINADGWMIWPPIRYHYDTINYASEAAAPAAPSAENWLGTDDQARDVLARLIYGFRISVLFGLALTLASSLIGVAVGAVQGYFGGRIDLFGQRFIEIWGGLPVLYLLIIMAGFVQPNFWWLLGIMLLFSWTQLVGVVRAELLRVRNFDYVKAARALGVTDGVIIVRHALPNAMVATVTFMPFILTGSITTLTSLDFLGFGLPPGSPSLGELLAQGKANLQAPWLGLTAFFTLAIMLSLLVFIGEAARDAFDPRKTLGGQGG
- a CDS encoding extracellular solute-binding protein, with translation MGKFDRARWTAASVVCVLLSCAPALALAQAEHAMALHGEPKYGPGFEHFDYVNPQAPTGGTLKMANVAASTFDSLHPFILRGTAAEGIGLIYDTLTERSLDEAFTEYGLIAESMEVADDNSQVRFNLREEARFHDGEPVTAEDVAWTFRALREDGHPQYRAYYQDVDRVEVVDDHTVVFHFANPGNAELPMILGQLPVLPEHYWAGRDFTSTTLEPPLGSGPYRVAEVDQGRRVVYERVDDYWAEDLPVKRGRHNIDRISYDYYRDGTVALQALKAGEYDLRQENVSRNWATAYDIPAVEEGLLQLEEIPHDRPAGMQGFFFNTRREIFSDPRVREALSYAFDFEWTNQNLFYGAYERTRSFFENSELAATGLPSEAELAVLEPYRDQLPERVFTEAYEPPSTEGGSLRRNLRKALTLLNEAGWQVEDGVLTNTQTGQPMAFEILLVSPSFERVVLPFKRNLERLGVEVTVRTVDPTQYQNRMDDFDFDMTVHVAPQSLSPGNEQRDFWSCEAADVNGSRNVAGLCDPVVDELVQKIIDAPNREALVTRARALDRVLQWTFIAIPNWYIDRFRVAYWDRFGRPPENPPYGLALDTWWVDPARAERVENR
- a CDS encoding enoyl-ACP reductase FabI encodes the protein MGFLSNRKALVVGVASNRSIAWGIAEAMHREGAEIALTYQNEKLKKRVEQCAEATGGGPVLPMDVTDDEQIDAVFSELEAVWGHLDIVVHAVGFAPREELEGSFVENTTRAGYAMAHDISAYSFVALARGARPLMQGRNGSLLTLTYLGGERALPNYNVMGPAKASLEAAVRYMANDLGPEGIRVNAVSAGPIRTLAASGIGDFRKMLDYNAAAAPIRRNVGIEEVGNTSAFLCSELASGITGEVVHVDGGFHAVALSNSMLEG
- a CDS encoding microcin C ABC transporter permease YejB; translation: MHAYIARRLLLMIPTLIGVLLINFVIVQFAPGGPVEQIMAQVQGTADLSTSRFSGVAGDEISGESRGARGLDPAYIAELEAQFGFDRPAHERFLKMLGDYARFDFGESFYRDQTVLELIADKLPVSISLGVWTLLFTYLISIPLGIRKAVRDGSAFDIWTSAVVIVGYAIPGFLFAILLIVVFAGGSYLDWFPLRGLVSDNWETLSWPALILDYLWHMVLPVLAMVIGGFAGLTMLTKNSFLEEINKQYVITARAKGVSERRVLYGHVFRNAMLIVIAGFPAAFVGVLFTGALLIEVIFSLDGLGLLGFQSVVNRDYPVVFGSLFIFTLVGLLLNLLGDLMYMFVDPRIDFERREG
- a CDS encoding ABC transporter ATP-binding protein, coding for MSAELLRIEDLAIAFGSEDPRPPTVQGVNLSLDAGETLALVGESGSGKSITALSIPQLLPYPLASHPAGSIRLDGEELIGAPSARLRALRGGTLGMVFQEPMTSLNPLHTLDKQIGETLRIHQGMTPAAARDRIVELLELVRLPEASARLGAFPHQLSGGQRQRVMIAMAIANNPRLLIADEPTTALDVTIQAEILALLADLKDRLGMAMLFISHDLNVVRRIADRVAVMRQGEVVEQGAVESVFSRPRHGYTRMLLSAEPAGRPAPVTDAEPVLAARDLRVWFPRRAGLFQRVVSHLKAVDGVDLQVRPGETLGVVGESGSGKTTLGMALLRLQPARGEILFQGRDISSVDKRALRPLRREFQVVFQDPFGSLSPRMSVEQIIGEGLGVHGIGSDAAERGQLARAALEEVGLDPALAERFPHELSGGQRQRVAVARAIVLKPRLIVLDEPTSALDRSVQSQLVELLRTLQSRHGLAYIFISHDLKVVRAMSHRMIVMQGGRVMESGSAEQVFTDPRDPYTQRLLAAALDTS